CCAGTGGACCACGCTTCACGCCCGCATTTTGCCAGGAGGAAAAATGTCTGCTTTTCCTGGAATTTAAATAGCTGGCTACCTGACACAAATGGCATCGGGAATACATTTGCATTGGAACAAGTCCAGCCCTCACAACAACTACTGGTTACTGATTTCAAGTGACAAATATCAGCTTGCTTGGGACTGGATTGTGGAGATACTGTGAACCAGCTGGTCAGGCCACAGGCTTGTACGACTGCAGTGACACTGAACCATTGCCATACAGAGGAGAACTGGGAGGCTGAAGACAACCGTGAAAACCGCACAAGAGTCAACATGTGCGAAAACCACGCATCTGTAAACCATAAAACAGTAGTAAACTTTTACAGTCAAGCACATGGAACTGCTAAGTTCTCAACTGCTAACCTCACAAtagtttgtttaatttcagcAAAAATGTACTAACAGTGCTCGAGCATCCTCAGGGAGCTGTAAGAGACCCAGGAGCACATGGCATTTTTAACTAGGTCACTAGACCACTGCACGTGTACTCACGTGGCTAACCTTTCTGAACTCTATCTTTGGCTTGCTGCATTGGAAATTTGCAGCTTGATTGAAATAGCAGAAAAAACATTGATGCATCCAAGAGCTTGAACCATTTCTCGTAAACAGACACtcaaaaaagtacaaataaacagaatggggatgggaggggacgACTGTGGTGATGCCTTATGCCAGACCAGCACGAAATATTGACTGaacaaaccaaaagaaaaaagtaataaagtCACATCATGACTGAAAGAAAGGACGGCACTGCATACTGTAGCTCCATACCTACCGGGGAGAGTTTCTAGTTGTTTCGTCAGGGCTGTCACAATGACGTCATTCTCAACGATGTACGCCATCTCATCCTCCAGGTTCTCCTTATCGAAAGTGATCAGGGCATCTGAGCACGCATCCCAAACCTAAAGAAATTGAGCAATGATTCCTGTGGTCAGTAGCTTGGTCCTCAAGAGCAACCTCTTTCCTATTTATAGCGTTGCAAGGAAGTGTAGCTTCACTGAACTAAAGATATCAAAGCAGCTCAGCTGCAGCCAGTGCTTGGCTTCTGAAATTAGTGTATAAGCCAGAGATACAAGACATCAGCACCAAGACACAAGACACCCTTTCAGACCTCAGAATGCATATGGAAATATGTACAGcatatgcatgcaaatacacGAGAAGGACAACAAACACTATTCAAGAATAAAGTTTTCTGCTCTTGTTGTTTAAACAACTTTTCATACCCAATTTTTCAACCCCATTTTGGGATCGCCAGACTTAATTATGGACTCATCCTATGTCAGCAAAGTCCTCTGTCAAATCAGCAGGGAACACACTAGCAAATGCACCCTCCAACACACGTGCAACCATCTGAATGGCATGATAACTGATACTACTAGGCAGACTGACAGGGGTTCCCATTGTACAGTGAAATGGGGCTATCCTACCAACTAAAATGCTCTCCATTAGGACAATGCTAGTTACAGTTATAGACCAACCTATGGGGATCCCACAGCCACAGTCAGTGCAGGCACAGGCAAAAGCATGTGCCTCAGCTGGATAAGGCAGTGAGAGGACTCCTCATCTGCCTCATGCATGCCCATGGCTTGAGTGCAATGCATAAGCAATGcctttcaacatttatttttagcccTTCAACATACATgaccaaatgaaacaaatgtttatattcaatttttaaaaaactagcTTCCTCAGTCAGTGGGCAGTTAGTTTTACCCCTATCGGAAATTACTGGCAGCACTTTTTGgataaacatttaattcaaaatttcAACTTAAACCATAAATAGCAGGGATTTGGTACTTGGAAAGAAGAGACACTGTTGTTGATAAGCAGCAAGTTGCTAGGTATCTGTGTTGGTGCCCATTTGCAGAGCACACGTCCCAAGAAAGTGATTTTGTGTATTCTTTTCCATCCTCTCTTATACCACAGGAATGCGACGGACCGGCTGATTGACGACTTGCAGTTTATCTTTCCTTGTTTATGGGCACCATGTTCGGGTGCGTGGCTCCTTGCCCTCCCCTCCCGcttcttttcatttgtgttttattggaCACCAAAGGGAAGCCCTGTTGGCACTGCCCTCTTGGGACTGTAACTATACGTTGGCCTGCCAATCTTCTGGGGGTTTTAAGGGCCACAGTGCCACAGCATGCTGTCATTAACAAAACCACCgtgagtaaagaaaaaaaaagcagagctgAGATATTATGGGAGAGGTATATCACGATACAGCATTTCAAGATGACATCTCTTGCCGCAACAGAAACCACATGGTTTCTTATTTGGTACAAAAAGGCCACATCTTAGAGGAGGGACCACATTCTGGCCGCAGTTGTAAACCAGGGTCACTTTACTGTTGCCATCCACAGTCCCCTCCACTTTAATCTTCTCCCCCTGTTTTTCACATGAATCTTTATAATTAGAAGACCGTGAAgttaaattaacatttgaaatgtcatATTGATTCATTCACTTTATTAAATATGGttctaataaataaacactttgCCCTGTGAGCAAAGAAAAGCCAACTGTTTGCAGAAGCCCAGGGGTTACGGttaccattttaaatttatctcCCTTTCCAGGGGACGTGACACTCCAGAACCTGCCTGATTGCTTGTGTTTTAAATATCAAACTGCAGAATGCTTCAAATATGCACTTCCACCACCAATGTATTTGCCTTTCATTGTGAACAATTACATGCCCCTGGGAAATTACACTGTACACCACGGTGGAGATTCAGGGAAGGAAACATGATAACGTTGAATTCCATGCCAACACTGCTCGCTTTCCTTGAATTGCGCTGACAAACAAGCTGCGTTTTCCATAAATTACATATTTCCCAGTTGACATACAACTTGATGACTGGTGCACGGCTCATAATTATGGGTGAACCAATTACGCAGGTGTTTATTCTGTACCCAGCAAAGGGTGTGTGCATCATACATTAAAACCTTTGGAGtgacaggaaaaacagaattaaGGCTGTAGAAACCTTTACTGTATGAAACTACCATATATGCATCGTGCAAGGacacaaatgaaaaacttgACTGTCAGCTTTGGTGGCAAATTGGGACTGCTTAGGCATAATACTGAGAACTAACCTGCATCCTCTGATAAGGCTTGCATCTCATATTTACTATGTGATCCCATGCTCCAATACCTACAAATACaggaaaaagataaaaaatatgaGCAACTAATAGAAATCCGAGGAACATATTCTGGAAAGTACATAGCTACCACATAGCTACAGTGCAGAGCACTGTCAATAACACACTTTTGATGACAGACCCGAGGTACAGCAATCAACAGACTTAGCATTGCGAGCAATAATAAAACTAATCATCCACCTACGCCCTGGGAATCATTCATACACAACCACACCATAAATAGGCTTAATCCTGCAAGACGCAAGCCTCATCTAAAACATGCCCAATGCTGTTTGCTGCCACTGGACATAAGTCTTGGTCTTTCCAAAAGAGAGTGTATTTATTAAAAGATTCGGTGAAGTAAAAGCCAAATTCTAATTATGAACTTACAAATGTGCAACAAGCACTTCTTTCCCACACCTTATGCAATGAATTCCAACAAGATATATGAACTTCTATGTGCAATACAATTGTGTCATTTGTGGGTTCACTATAAGACAGCTGTAATTATCCTCCTAAAATTGCACAGCCAGGAAGTTTTAATGGCATCTCTTCATCTCAATAacttctattaaaaaaaaacaacaaaaaaacaagaaaataaatattggcccagaacatgattttatttacttaaattcACTTCACGTTTGAGCTGGCACAGATGAGATACACTCTCCAGTCATCAGAGTTCAATTTACATGCAAAGACTTTGAACACTCCTCAATTAAATGAAGGCTGCCCTTGCAAATTGTACCACTGAGAAGAGTTGCAGAGCCAGGGCTGATAGAACTGACTCTGGTGCTGTAGGACTCCGGGACTTTGTCCATAACTTTCTTATTCCCAGCTTCTAGTAGAAGGATCTTCTTCCCCTCCAAATTCGGATCCATACCTTGAATACgataaaataaaagcactctACAGGTCTGAAATACTCAGCGAGGAGTGGTGTCACCCCGTTATTTATACCTGGCACACCTTCTATATACTAGGTATAAATATATCGGCCCTTAAGTTTGCAGACCATAGGTACCTACGTCGCTAATTGTCTGTTTAGATACCCATTTAAGAAAAGTGCACCTGAACATAAATGGCTATCATAAAAGCTAAATATTCTACCTATTTCAACAAAATTAGTCTGTTAATTGCATCTCATTATCTGTAGCTTGCTACTTCGGCTCTAGAATCGCAAAATGTACACCAAAACCACAATTGCATCCTTCAGCTTCAAGTATGTAGTTAGCTGAGAATTTGCATTGGACAAAATGATAGTTATTCCTTTATGtgggcaggagagggagaagaaaatgTAGAAGGAACTTAATGTAATGCTTTCGCGTTGGGATTGTGACAGGGGTTTATTACAGTAAATCTCCGtgagaaaaacaaagcaaatcgCAGGACTATAGCCAACTAACAAGTCTGAACTCGTGGTAGAGACACCAATCACAACACCATTACTTACCCAAAGAACAAGCCATTGCGGTGCCCACCATTCCTCCGCCAGAAATTATAATATCATATAGTTCGTTTTTGTTTGATTCGCCACGCTCGCCTACCCCAGAATTACTAAACCCTCTAGTTACTGTCCTTACCCCATTTAGGCAAGTTAGGCCAATGTAACGTCCCCCACCGCCCTGTAGTGCCAATGTAACTTTAGCAAGACAATGCATCCTAGGAAACATTCTATCTCAAAAGGATATTATAACTTTATAGCTAACAACTCGAAGTATGCTCTGCAGAAAGCACACCAAACGCGCccactttatttcttcttcaCAGCGACACACACGCTACATCCGAACCATATTGTCGTATATACCCACAGCAACTCATGGCAAACACTTCCTGGGTCAGAAACAACCAATCATAAAACTGGGGCTGTAGATTTGCTGCTCAGCGGCTCATTTGTGATTTTGCGATTTGGTCGTTTATGTGCATCATGACTGTTGACGCTGAGAAGAATATGCTGATGTTTCaaagaatatatatttcaatCACACTTGCTGGGAGTTTTTGGGCATGTCAGACGAATCACTCGACTAGGCTGGAGGATGGACTATGGTTCACGATACCATTTGATGAAAGCTTGTGTAATGGTGTTAGGCTAACGTTCGCCACAAATTTTTATTACAGAccgttttattatatttttcctttacattttttcttatcCCGAAGACCTTCGTCTTTATAAAAGTGAACTATGGTGCACCTGAATTCATGGTTAGCATGCTGAGTATCATTCTTTAAACGCTAGAATCTTGTTATCTGGCTGCTTAAGTCAGCTGCAAGGCTAGTGAATTTAATGACAGTGTGATACTTAGTATCTACCTAAAAACATCACTTTAGAAAAGAATACCTTTAACTGTCACATCCGATACACATTTGCAAAGCACGAAACCGGTAGCTACCGACTACATGACTGACTATGAGCGAGACCAATCAAGGGCGGTGGGTGGAGTGTAGCTAGCTACGTTGCGAGCTAGCTACATTACCAACGATGGGACTCACAGCATCGACGCtaagtagctaacgttagctagctagtattcTTCGCAATAAAATTTATGAAAcgcaattttttaatttatttaaatgatgccAAATGTCCCACATCATGTCGCACAGGTCAAACAATCTATCGCCCTTGAACGGTAATGCAAGGACCGAAAATACTGCAGCACTGCTCCCGGGCTGTACTGAAATGAAGGTTAGTTGCTGGCTGGCGAGTAAATTGTATCACAACGCATTTTGTTCAGTTGTGTAGATGTAAAAATATTATGTCgataaatttgaaatattctaaataaaaaatacggcGATATAACACTTAGTTCCTATTTTTGCGGTATATAGGTACAATGCTATGGATGTGGAAGGTGCTTGGTTTGGTTGCCATAGTAACCCAAGCAGCTGTGCCGAAGCTGTCCTACACACAGCCTCTTCTGTTTTGATTAGCTAAGATATTACTTCACGTTAGCGGGCTTAGCTAAACGACAACAAATGTGTTGTTTGAactagaaaatgaaaaaacattttgcatgttCATGTTTGCAGTTGTGAAacatgtatgtaaaaatgtaatccgTAGGTTCCTCTGGACAAGAGCGTATTCTAAATCCAGAAGGTTAacgtaaatgtaaaatgaagtgGGTAAATGTGTGTAGGTATTCATAAGAGTTCCGTGGAGGAATCCGTTATTTTACAGCGTGGGAGCAGGGCACTGCAAAAAGAGAAGtttgtcaaaattaaaaaatgaatttattcaatCTGTAGTTGTCTTGCTCTAGTTCCGGAATAATGGAGTAACGTCTACTTCTAAAATTGGCTGACATGCTTGCTAATAAGCATTAGCCTACTTAGAACTATAACTATAGGTCGTCCTCAGGGCTTTCCCCCCAAAGACTCGTCTGATTCAGAAGAGGGGGAGGCTGTTGACAGACTGAAGAAGGAGAGTACCATGGACAGCCTGCTGGCCTTCCtacaacaggaagtggaaagcCCTGCAGAGACTGAGGTGCTGCTCCAGCACAGGCTGCAGACTTTGAAGGAGGCCCACaggcagcagctgcagaagaCAGAGCATTTGCACCAGCAGAGTCTGGAGAAGAGGATGCTGCACAACTCACTGCTCGCTGAAGGAAACGAGAGGAATGACAGAGCTGAGGGGCACCTAGACGAACTCTTCAGCTGTAATAACAAGAAAAACACTGGCATAAAAACTTGTTTGGAGACTccaaggtgatttttttttcatttgcttcaTTGTTCATTGCCTTACTTGaactatttgaaaataaatattttgtgtttaaagcTGTAACACTAGAGGCCCTATGAAAATAGACCAGACTAAAAAAATATAGCCTGTTTAATCTTAGTGAGGTTCCTAATTCAACTTACATGCATTTTTCCCAGACATTTTTAAAGCTGCACGACCTGATTATACTTTATTATTGTTCCcagttttatttactttattattggtttatttacCCTATGTGATAAAATATCTGTACAGGTGTAACAGCCCAAGGAAGTCCCACTCCCTGTCTGATCTCAGTTCAGTGAAAACAGTTCCTTCTAGGGCCTCTCCACAGCCTAGAGTATCCCAGAGGCCTGCAACTACCTCTGCAGCCTTGGCCACAGGTGCAACAGTATCCAAACCCTTTAGCATGACCCTGAGAGAAACTCAGAGGAAATTCCAACAGCTCCAAAACAAAATGCCTCAGGATGTTGAGATGTACCTGGAAAGCAAAAGGaaggcagaggaggaagagtgtCAAAAGAAGTTCCGTGCTGCACCAGTGCCTGAACATGTTCACCTTTCGCTCTaccatgacatcacagaggcaCAAGAAAAGGCAAGGAAGACCGGTGTCGAGCAAAGGAAGGATTTCTTGCTTTCCATGCAGAAACCCTTTAGTTTCTTGGAGcgagaggagaaaaagaaaaaggagttGACTGAACAGCTGCACAGCTCAGCCCCTTCACCCAACATCTCTAAGTCCATTGAAGTACGGAGGCCAATCCCCAAAGCAGTCAAGGACCCAGGAGTCAGTGAGCATCTAAAAGGTAAGAATGGGTGACTGGACTAGTGAAAATTGGAAATGTCCTGGAAACAAGTTCCTGTCAGTTGTTTTTGATGAAGAAAGTAAAGGCAAATCAGATGATACTTACTCATTTAGCGCACTATATTTCCAACAGAAAAGGAACTGAACAGGAAGATCCGTATTAAGATGAGGGCACAGGAGATGTTGAGAAACTCCATGGCACCCATTGAGACAAAGTCACACAGGGAAGACCTAGAAAAGAGTAGTGCTGACTGCACAAAGAAGCGAGCCCAAGGTTTCCTGGAAGAAAAGCCCACCTTCAAGCCCACAACGAATCCCAAGGTGCCGGATTTTGATAGGCTGTACAGGGCGTTCCAGAAGGAGGCTTTGAGGAGGGCAGAGATGAAGGATGTCACTAGGTGTCAGCCCTTCAAACTACGTACCTCAGATTTACCTCCCAGACAGAGCCAGAAGAAATCTGAACCATCACAGGTGAGACACAAATCTTTTCATCATATCAGTCCTAGAGAGTTTAGGAGATATACAGTTGTTGACCACAGTCATGGCATTGCACAGGATGCTCagatctgtttttgtttctggaaCCGAGATGGGGTCAGTATGCATGTAAGGTGCTTGCTTGATTTATGTttaagagggaaaaagaaaatgtgggaTTGCAGTACTCAACAGAAAGAAGGTAGCCGACAATGGTCAACATACCAAGAGTGACAACATGTTTCAACTAACAGTGTCTCCTGCTTTTTATACAAAATCTTAagataaaatagaaaattgcttaaattagtttttaaaaaatgctttgatttCTTAGGAACAGGAAGGCAAGGCCTATCTGAAGAGAAGCCATTCCTTCAGTGGCATCACGTCTCTTTCGGCAGACACACTTCCCACCTACATCACAGATGATGCAAGGAAACGTTGCTCTGCTATCAGGTTAGcgaaaatacagaaatgattgTGCGCCTCAGAAAATGGATGACATGATGGTACAGACAACTTACAGTCTCCCATTTCCTCCTGGTTTCCAGAAGGTCCATGGAGGAAAAGGTGAGCAAAGAAAATGAGAGTGCACAGTGGATGCAAGTACACAAGATAAAATCTCAGTCCATGAAAAATACTGTGACCTCACGGGCAAAGGCTATGGACCCACACAGGAGTCTGAAGGAGGTGTACCAAGAGAAGCTGAAACAACACCGGTGAGTGCAAGACTCCTCAGACCACTGGACTGCAAATTCGGATGTTTGGCATTCATAACCAGATGGTCACGGAGGGGTGAGAAGGACACACTAGTCAAAGGTAGTAGAGCTCAAAAGTGCATACGAGTCCActtcagtgacatcacccctTTTAGTCAAGTACCCAAGAGTTTGAATAGCTAATTCTTGTTGGGAGTTAGAGTCTATtgttgaacatgcatttttgaGCATAGTCTTAAAAAAGTGGTGTGATTTTGTCTATAAATTATGTGAAATAGAGATGAATATCAAAGTTTGGTGAGCAGACCCACTTGTGTACTCCTGTTTCCAGCAGCTCCACAGGGTAGTGCATAATTGACCACAGCATTTTCCTGGGATGGAGGGTACGGTTGGTAGGATGTGCCCTGCCTCACTGCTTAAAATGACTCTGGTTGACCAGGCACCTATGGTCTGCTGGCCCTAGCTGAGTATGTGTAAAATCCTAAGACAGATGATTAGTATTGTGCTGCGCAGCCAGTGACCCTCAAAACAGCGACTATCTGCATACATTTTGGAggatgtgcatgtacacacctCACTTATAACAAACTGAGGATATTTCTGGTATGTGACAGGCCTGCAGTTATGATTGagaattccaaattggggaaaaaaactttgaCCCACCTTTCTCACCTGTAGGGAGACAGATCAAAAGAGGATGAAAGAGTATAAAAGAGAGTTGCAGGAGATGAAGACGCGAGTCAAAGTCCGTCCATACCTATTTGAACAGGTGACACAGGTAAGCCATCACATTGTAAAAGCGAACTATTATCACAAGTAAACCATCGCTGACATTATTAGATCCAGTTCCTAACTGGGCATCACCCAGTCTAGGTCAGCAATTTCAATCTCTGCGGGGAGAAGCATTTATGACTGCCAAGGAGAGAAGTTTTACAGTTAAAGATCAGATCTGGAAAAATAAAGGTACATTAAAGGCAATGATCTGTAtttatgtaaaacaaatatgGGAAAactgttctttcattttaatacaatttttctGAGATGTGTTTTAACacgttatatttttatttcccaaaatatAGGTATAACATCTGTTTTCAGTACCCTTTCAGAAGGTAGCACCCTACCTTCATCTTAAATATGATTTGGAGTTGGCCATCTGATTTGTAGCTAGCTTCGACTTGTAAAGTGATCCCAACAATTGACTGCTCAGTGAACCAATCAATTTTGTCCATGCATCAGATTGTATCAgattacagtaaaacattttcacagggATATGTTGCGCAGTCTGCAGTTGCAGCTCATGAcctaaaaaaaattcacat
This window of the Anguilla anguilla isolate fAngAng1 chromosome 1, fAngAng1.pri, whole genome shotgun sequence genome carries:
- the fam161b gene encoding protein FAM161B — its product is MSHIMSHRSNNLSPLNGNARTENTAALLPGCTEMKGFPPKDSSDSEEGEAVDRLKKESTMDSLLAFLQQEVESPAETEVLLQHRLQTLKEAHRQQLQKTEHLHQQSLEKRMLHNSLLAEGNERNDRAEGHLDELFSCNNKKNTGIKTCLETPRCNSPRKSHSLSDLSSVKTVPSRASPQPRVSQRPATTSAALATGATVSKPFSMTLRETQRKFQQLQNKMPQDVEMYLESKRKAEEEECQKKFRAAPVPEHVHLSLYHDITEAQEKARKTGVEQRKDFLLSMQKPFSFLEREEKKKKELTEQLHSSAPSPNISKSIEVRRPIPKAVKDPGVSEHLKEKELNRKIRIKMRAQEMLRNSMAPIETKSHREDLEKSSADCTKKRAQGFLEEKPTFKPTTNPKVPDFDRLYRAFQKEALRRAEMKDVTRCQPFKLRTSDLPPRQSQKKSEPSQEQEGKAYLKRSHSFSGITSLSADTLPTYITDDARKRCSAIRRSMEEKVSKENESAQWMQVHKIKSQSMKNTVTSRAKAMDPHRSLKEVYQEKLKQHRETDQKRMKEYKRELQEMKTRVKVRPYLFEQVTQKNAKSGAERRYRVRLEQAGLNEHFVKEKGESAGVTPPFTSDNEDPGSEKDAQLTNIGMDDSAESCVEEKEV